A window of the Lactuca sativa cultivar Salinas chromosome 7, Lsat_Salinas_v11, whole genome shotgun sequence genome harbors these coding sequences:
- the LOC122195145 gene encoding uncharacterized protein LOC122195145, with protein MELVSATKESLNDFKNNGWDSLFAQVKLFCEKHQVDMPDMKALYISTRYQPRKGDNHLTFEHFYQVDLFTSTLDKQLHELNSKFNDQTMKLLSLSSTLVSKVHPNVINIDQICLLVEKYYPKDFTEQKRIQLRYQLEIFNIDMKKNPKLSGVSTIADLCKGLVETQKRLAYYLFDRVVRLILTFSVSAMKIFKNRIRNKMSDDFLANNLVVYIEREIAENIDTKSVICEFKDLNTLLPSST; from the coding sequence ATGGAGTTAGTTTCAGCAACAAAGGAGAGTCTAAATGATTTCAAAAACAACGGATGGGATTCTTTATTTGCACAGGTAAAGTTATTTTGTGAGAAACATCAAGTAGATATGCCGGATATGAAAGCTCTATATATTTCTACTCGATACCAGCCTCGAAAAGGCGATAATCATCTTACTTTTGAACATTTTTATCAAGTAGATTTGTTTACATCCACATTGGACAAACAGTTACATGAGTTGAATAGTAAATTCAATGATCAAACGATGAAGTTGTTAAGTCTTAGTTCTACTTTAGTTTCAAAAGTACACCCTAATGTGATTAACATTGATCAGATTTGTCTTCTTGTTGAAAAGTATTATCCTAAAGATTTTACGGAGCAAAAGAGAATTCAATTACGATATCAATTGGAGATTTTTAATATCGATATGAAAAAGAATCCCAAGCTAAGTGGTGTATCAACTATTGCTGACCTATGCAAGGGTCTTGTAGAAACTCAGAAACGTTTGGCATATTATTTGTTTGATAGAGTGGTTCGGTTAATCTTGACATTTTCAGTTTCAGCAATGAAAATATTCAAAAACCGCATTCGCAATAAGATGTCAGATGACTTTCTTGCAAACAACTTGGTGGTTTACATAGAAAGAGAAATTGCTGAAAACATTGATACAAAGTCAGTTATTTGTGAATTTAAAGACCTTAACACCCTGCTCCCAAGTTCAACTtaa